A single Prevotella sp. E15-22 DNA region contains:
- a CDS encoding thiamine phosphate synthase: protein MVQFISHYSERYNYLDSIQLALDGGCRWIQLRMKDATDDEVRPIAIEAQKLCRTYGATFVIDDRVFLVHELQVDGVHLGKNDMPIREARQILGPDYIIGGTANTFEDVKAHYEASANYIGCGPFRFTTTKQKLAPVLGLDGYRHIISQMRAANINIPIVAIGGITESDIPAILQTGITGIALSGTVLRAANPIEEMKRIINITNHE from the coding sequence ATGGTACAGTTTATTTCCCACTATTCCGAGCGATATAATTATCTGGACTCCATCCAACTGGCCCTTGATGGCGGTTGCCGATGGATACAGTTACGTATGAAAGACGCGACCGACGATGAGGTGCGCCCCATAGCCATCGAAGCCCAAAAGCTTTGCCGTACCTATGGAGCCACGTTTGTTATCGACGATCGCGTCTTTCTCGTACACGAACTGCAGGTCGACGGCGTTCATTTGGGCAAGAACGATATGCCCATCCGTGAGGCCCGACAGATTCTGGGGCCCGACTATATCATCGGAGGTACTGCCAATACGTTCGAAGATGTGAAAGCCCATTACGAAGCATCAGCCAACTACATCGGCTGCGGTCCTTTCCGCTTTACCACCACCAAACAGAAATTAGCCCCCGTTCTTGGTCTTGACGGCTATCGCCACATCATCAGTCAGATGCGTGCCGCCAACATCAACATCCCCATTGTAGCCATTGGCGGCATCACCGAATCGGACATCCCAGCCATCTTGCAAACAGGCATCACAGGAATAGCTCTGAGTGGCACCGTATTACGTGCCGCCAACCCCATAGAAGAAATGAAAAGAATCATAAATATCACCAATCATGAGTAA
- the clpB gene encoding ATP-dependent chaperone ClpB — protein MTIDKFTIKAQETVQQAVNIARQNGQQSIEPVHLLKALMDKAQDITAFIFQKLGVNVQQLDMLASQEMQHLARVQGGEPYLSNDSQKILQKAEDLAHEMNDEYVSCEPILLALLVVNTTVSRMMKDAGANEKDMRQAILELRQGQRVQSQSADDNYQPLEKYAKNLVDLARQGKLDPVIGRDDEIRRVLQILSRRTKNNPILIGEPGTGKTAIVEGLAQRIVRGDVPENLKDKQLFSLDMGALVAGAKYKGEFEERLKSVINEVTASEGRIILFIDEIHTLVGAGKGEGAMDAANILKPALARGELRSIGATTLNEYQKYFEKDKALERRFQTVMVDEPDELSAISILRGLKERYENHHKVRIQDDACIAAVQLSERYITERFLPDKAIDLMDEAAAKLRMERDSVPEELDEITRRLAQLEIEREAIKRENDKPKIAQLDKEIAELKDQEREFRAKWEGERQLINKIQQDKQEIENLKLEAERAEREGDYGKVAEIRYSKLKVLEDHITDIQHQLDSAGKSGESGMSASVSRLVREEVTADDIAEVVSRWTGIPVTRMMQSEREKLLHLEEELHRRVIGQNEAITAVSDAVRRSRAGLQDPKRPIASFIFLGTTGVGKTELAKTLAEYLFNDETMMTRIDMSEYQEKHTVSRLIGAPPGYVGYDEGGQLTEAVRRKPYSVVLFDEIEKAHPDVFNILLQVLDDGRLTDNKGRTADFKNTIIIMTSNATREQLRMTMRPEFLNRIDEIITFTPLSKQEIADVVKLQLTRVQKMLEPQGFTLEVTPQAIDWLAQEGYDPDYGARPVKRAIQQYLLNDLSKKLLADEVNREKPIIVDSFGDGLVFRN, from the coding sequence ATGACTATCGACAAATTTACAATCAAGGCGCAGGAGACCGTACAGCAGGCAGTCAACATTGCCCGCCAGAACGGTCAGCAGTCCATCGAGCCAGTACATCTGCTCAAGGCCCTGATGGACAAGGCGCAAGACATTACCGCATTTATTTTCCAGAAGTTGGGCGTCAACGTCCAACAACTCGACATGTTGGCCTCACAAGAGATGCAGCATCTGGCTCGCGTTCAGGGCGGCGAGCCCTATCTTTCAAATGACTCACAAAAGATTTTGCAGAAGGCCGAAGACCTTGCTCACGAGATGAACGACGAGTACGTTTCGTGTGAGCCAATATTGTTGGCTCTTCTCGTTGTCAACACTACCGTGAGTCGTATGATGAAAGATGCAGGAGCCAACGAGAAGGACATGCGTCAGGCCATCCTTGAACTTCGTCAGGGACAGCGCGTACAGAGTCAGAGTGCCGATGACAACTATCAGCCGTTGGAGAAATACGCCAAGAACCTCGTCGACTTAGCCCGTCAGGGTAAACTCGACCCCGTCATCGGACGTGACGATGAGATTCGTCGTGTACTGCAAATCCTCTCACGCCGCACGAAGAACAACCCCATTTTGATTGGTGAGCCTGGTACAGGTAAAACGGCTATCGTTGAGGGACTGGCCCAGCGTATTGTACGCGGCGACGTGCCCGAGAACCTAAAGGACAAGCAACTCTTCTCGCTTGATATGGGTGCACTCGTGGCAGGCGCCAAGTATAAAGGTGAGTTCGAAGAACGCCTGAAGAGCGTTATCAACGAGGTGACAGCCTCTGAGGGACGCATCATCCTCTTCATCGACGAGATTCACACGCTGGTTGGTGCCGGCAAAGGCGAGGGGGCCATGGATGCCGCCAACATTCTGAAACCCGCATTAGCACGAGGCGAACTACGCTCTATCGGTGCCACCACGCTCAACGAATATCAGAAGTATTTCGAAAAGGACAAAGCCCTGGAACGTCGTTTCCAGACGGTGATGGTTGACGAGCCCGATGAACTCAGTGCCATCTCTATCCTCCGTGGTCTGAAGGAGCGCTATGAGAACCATCACAAGGTGCGTATCCAGGATGATGCCTGTATCGCTGCCGTCCAACTCTCCGAGCGTTATATCACAGAACGATTCCTGCCTGACAAGGCGATTGACCTGATGGACGAGGCCGCCGCCAAACTCCGTATGGAGCGCGACTCAGTGCCTGAAGAACTCGATGAGATTACTCGTCGTCTGGCGCAACTCGAGATTGAACGCGAGGCCATCAAACGCGAAAACGACAAGCCTAAGATTGCCCAACTCGACAAGGAGATTGCAGAACTGAAGGATCAGGAACGTGAGTTCCGTGCAAAATGGGAAGGTGAGCGCCAGCTCATCAATAAGATTCAGCAGGACAAACAAGAGATTGAGAACCTGAAACTCGAGGCCGAGCGTGCCGAGCGCGAGGGCGACTACGGCAAGGTGGCCGAGATTCGCTACTCAAAGTTGAAGGTCCTTGAGGACCATATCACTGACATCCAACACCAACTCGATAGCGCCGGAAAATCCGGAGAGTCTGGAATGTCCGCTTCAGTCTCCCGCCTCGTTCGCGAGGAGGTCACTGCCGATGATATCGCCGAGGTAGTCTCTCGCTGGACAGGCATTCCTGTCACCCGTATGATGCAGAGCGAACGTGAAAAACTGCTCCACCTCGAGGAGGAACTCCATCGCCGTGTCATCGGTCAGAACGAAGCCATCACAGCCGTCTCTGATGCTGTACGCCGCAGTCGTGCAGGTTTGCAAGATCCCAAGCGTCCTATCGCCTCGTTCATCTTCTTAGGCACTACAGGCGTGGGTAAGACAGAGCTAGCCAAGACACTGGCCGAATACCTGTTCAATGACGAGACGATGATGACGCGTATCGACATGTCGGAGTATCAGGAGAAGCATACCGTCTCTCGTCTGATTGGTGCGCCTCCAGGCTATGTAGGTTATGACGAGGGAGGACAACTCACAGAGGCTGTACGACGTAAGCCCTACTCCGTGGTTCTTTTCGACGAGATTGAAAAGGCACATCCCGATGTCTTCAATATCCTCTTACAGGTATTGGACGACGGTCGACTCACGGATAATAAAGGACGTACGGCCGACTTCAAGAACACCATCATCATCATGACCTCGAACGCCACTCGCGAACAGCTTCGCATGACTATGCGTCCAGAGTTCTTGAACCGTATCGACGAGATTATCACCTTCACGCCACTGTCAAAACAGGAGATTGCCGATGTTGTAAAACTGCAACTCACACGTGTTCAGAAGATGTTGGAGCCACAGGGCTTCACACTGGAAGTCACACCTCAAGCCATCGACTGGTTGGCTCAGGAAGGCTACGACCCCGACTATGGTGCGCGTCCAGTAAAACGTGCCATCCAGCAGTATCTGCTCAACGACCTGTCGAAGAAGTTGTTGGCCGACGAGGTAAATCGCGAGAAGCCCATCATCGTCGATTCGTTTGGCGACGGACTGGTATTCAGGAACTAA
- a CDS encoding thiazole synthase, whose product MSKLVIAGREFNSRLFLGTGKFNNNELMAQAIQASGTEMVTVAMKRIELDDKEDDLLTHITQHKNIQLLPNTSGVRNAEEAVFAAQMAREAFGTNWLKLEIHPDPRYLLPDSVETLKATEQLVKLGFVVLPYCQADPTLCKHLEEAGAATVMPLAAPIGTNKGLRMKDFLQIIIDQATVPVVVDAGIGAPSHAAEAMEMGADCVLVNTAIAVAGDPVKMADAFRMAVESGRMAYEAGLGAIADCAEASSPLTAFLNV is encoded by the coding sequence ATGAGTAAACTAGTTATTGCTGGACGGGAGTTCAACTCTCGTCTTTTTTTAGGCACAGGAAAGTTCAATAACAATGAACTGATGGCTCAGGCCATTCAAGCTTCTGGCACCGAAATGGTCACCGTAGCCATGAAGCGCATTGAACTCGACGACAAAGAGGACGACCTCCTCACCCATATCACCCAGCACAAGAACATTCAGTTGTTACCCAACACCTCGGGCGTGCGCAATGCCGAAGAGGCAGTCTTTGCCGCCCAGATGGCACGCGAGGCCTTTGGCACCAACTGGCTCAAACTCGAGATTCATCCAGACCCTCGCTATCTGTTGCCCGATTCAGTAGAGACACTAAAGGCCACCGAGCAACTCGTAAAACTCGGTTTTGTGGTGCTGCCCTATTGCCAGGCCGACCCCACGCTGTGCAAACACCTGGAAGAAGCTGGTGCAGCCACTGTGATGCCCCTGGCCGCCCCCATCGGTACCAATAAGGGTCTGCGCATGAAGGACTTCCTGCAGATTATCATCGACCAGGCCACCGTACCCGTAGTCGTTGATGCCGGCATAGGCGCACCCAGTCACGCCGCCGAGGCCATGGAGATGGGTGCCGACTGCGTTTTGGTGAACACCGCCATTGCCGTAGCAGGCGACCCCGTCAAGATGGCCGACGCCTTCCGCATGGCCGTTGAGTCGGGCCGTATGGCCTACGAAGCCGGCCTAGGTGCCATTGCCGATTGTGCCGAGGCTTCCAGTCCACTCACCGCATTCCTTAATGTTTAA
- a CDS encoding alpha-2-macroglobulin family protein, whose protein sequence is MKKIALAILLMMPAFLFGQTYESLWKQVENAQKKDLPQTELQVLNKIADKAQKEKNYGQLLKAELLSAQSQCSVSPDSLKPAVARLQQREQTMKDPVLKAIYQTVLGAVYEDNPALDDNHRELSKQYYQQALLHPEQLAAVKAVDYKPFVEQGKDSRIFNNDLLSVIGYETKRFDVLRDYYLKKNNRVAAMMSSLEWLRQQASEEIEDYSNSAYLARLDSLAEAYADLSEVGEVAIARFNYMESFTNATLRDQWEYIEYALKRWGTWDRMDILRNKQKEMKALEFVIASDATILPNKAFPVKLKFLRGIQSLTMRVYRVNATAKELKDVYVNTEKGYNKIKHKLTEQTGLKQTRTYKMHAPYESFEDSLVLSALPVGVYMLEFESSPKTKDNVRVFYYVSDLRLLTMMMPNNIIRYAVVNATTGQPVKGAQIQLKSNNQDVTLTMDDKGEYMFNSGSRRPNAIFVTTADDKACPQMNGYGYFSYYKNNRPLELATILTDRAIYRPGQTVNVSVVAYKMQNGYENHVLKGEELEVELRDANHEIVEEKELITDDFGSCTTQFTLPRKALPGQYMINVDANRCFFRVEEYKRPTFEVDIPKVTVDYADGDTLQVKGTARTYAGVSVQGATVKYKVERRRALWWMSYSYYWNQGVVTRDLENELVAEGELTTGDDGSFTVPTPMVLPKTRYPMFYNFVVSVDVTDQAGETHHGEISLPLGNRKTALSIDMSDKVLVEKGGQMTFHLYNAAGIDVDAQLRYRIDKGKWQNVNTNKKIVLPKLKSGRYSIEAICDEDTLKHDFVVFSLDDKRPAAETDDWFYVSDRQFPNDGTPVTVQVGSSASDVHVAYSIIHDQTVMESGTFDLSNELWNRKFTYKEEYGHGVLLAFAWMKEGKAYEHQVTITRPVPDSNLTLKWQTFRNRLEPGQQEEWTLSVMGPDGKPAKAQLLATLYDKSLDQLTPHYWSLNPYISLIVPHTQWSFGSYQFMGGQGTWMENLLDVRDLEFNRFDHTIYPTSYTFGRNGRTRRLSGLPKVTYATATVNMAEYEGLDVTSVDESLQGRIAGLDVIKVKSYEAPSSLSTLTGYDDGSEEELAIESAMGEQTQMRENLQETAFFYPQLMTDSEGRVTMKFTFPESLTTWRFMGVAHTEDMKTGFLEDEAVASKNVMIMPNVPRFVREGDHATISARIVNTGDNTISGKARLELIDSETLQVVYAQEQDVTLAANSTFGVAFPYECNHETYGLLIAKMMVSGKDFSDGEQHYLPILPNKERVTKTVPFTQTKPGTKTIDLAALRSTGKNAKLTIEYTNNPAWLMIQALPTVGHPYDNCAVCQATSYYANTIGSHILDQNPHVEDIFEAWSREQSDETSLMSSLEKNQELKDLVLAETPWVADANREKEQKARLSDFFDENLINQRINQSRESLGKLQNADGSWSWWPGMEGSMYMTVEISEMLVRLNRMTSPQKDTKEMLNNAFGYMGKEIVKLVDEMKKNAKKGWTPTFPSHMALQWLYICTLDGRLLPANVQSANAYLKNLLKKETRNQTIYDKAMSAIVLNNKTYAKSLKEYTVYREDMGRYYDTPRALYSWRDYRIPTQVAAMEAIQLLTPEETQTIEEMQRWLLQEKRNQAWDTPINSVNAVYAFMNTPSSQNALSAMTSLTTLKVDGQTVETSKATAGIGYVKSSMDGDDKQTFTAEKTSEGTSWGAVYMQFMQQTSEVEAQSSGIQVKREILTSSLKPQISNLSVGDRIKVRITIEADRDYDFVQVVDKRAACMEPVNQLSGYRWGYYITPKDCSTNYYFNRLSKGKHVIETEYYIDRAGTYETGTCTASCAYSPEFRGVAKSQIIEVK, encoded by the coding sequence ATGAAAAAGATTGCTTTAGCCATCCTGTTGATGATGCCGGCGTTTCTGTTTGGACAGACTTATGAGTCCTTATGGAAGCAGGTTGAGAATGCTCAAAAGAAGGATTTGCCGCAAACGGAACTACAGGTGTTAAACAAGATAGCTGACAAGGCACAGAAGGAGAAAAACTATGGTCAGTTGCTGAAAGCAGAACTGCTGTCGGCACAATCTCAGTGTAGTGTGAGTCCTGATTCACTGAAACCAGCGGTGGCACGATTGCAACAGCGCGAGCAAACGATGAAAGACCCAGTGCTGAAGGCTATTTATCAGACCGTATTGGGTGCTGTCTATGAGGATAATCCTGCATTGGATGATAATCATCGAGAACTGTCAAAACAGTATTATCAGCAGGCTCTGCTGCATCCGGAGCAACTGGCTGCGGTGAAGGCAGTGGATTATAAACCCTTCGTAGAACAAGGAAAGGATAGTCGTATTTTCAATAACGACTTGCTGAGTGTGATTGGATATGAAACCAAGCGCTTTGACGTGCTGAGAGACTATTATCTAAAGAAAAACAACCGCGTGGCTGCGATGATGAGTAGTCTGGAATGGTTGCGTCAGCAGGCCTCAGAGGAGATTGAAGATTATTCCAATTCAGCCTATTTGGCTCGCTTGGACTCCCTGGCTGAGGCTTATGCCGACCTGTCTGAGGTGGGTGAGGTGGCCATCGCCCGCTTTAATTACATGGAGTCGTTCACCAATGCTACCCTTCGTGACCAATGGGAATATATTGAATATGCCCTGAAGCGTTGGGGAACATGGGACCGCATGGATATTCTTCGTAACAAGCAGAAAGAGATGAAGGCGTTGGAGTTTGTGATAGCATCGGATGCTACGATTCTTCCAAACAAGGCGTTCCCCGTTAAATTAAAATTCTTACGCGGCATTCAGTCGCTCACCATGCGTGTTTATCGTGTGAATGCTACTGCTAAGGAACTGAAGGATGTTTATGTCAATACAGAAAAAGGCTATAACAAGATTAAGCATAAGTTAACGGAACAGACGGGACTGAAGCAGACGCGAACCTACAAGATGCATGCTCCCTATGAGAGTTTTGAGGACTCGCTGGTATTGTCTGCTCTGCCTGTTGGTGTTTATATGCTGGAGTTTGAGAGCTCGCCAAAAACCAAGGATAATGTGCGTGTATTTTATTATGTGAGTGATCTTCGCTTACTCACCATGATGATGCCAAACAATATCATTCGTTATGCGGTTGTTAATGCTACAACGGGACAGCCCGTTAAAGGCGCGCAGATACAATTGAAGTCTAACAATCAGGATGTGACACTGACAATGGATGATAAAGGAGAGTATATGTTTAACTCCGGTTCCCGTCGTCCTAATGCAATCTTTGTGACCACAGCTGATGATAAGGCTTGCCCGCAAATGAATGGCTACGGCTATTTCTCATATTATAAGAACAACAGACCGCTTGAGTTGGCTACCATCCTTACTGATCGCGCTATCTATCGCCCTGGCCAGACGGTCAATGTGTCCGTCGTGGCCTATAAGATGCAGAATGGTTATGAGAATCATGTGTTAAAGGGTGAGGAACTGGAGGTAGAACTTCGTGATGCAAACCATGAAATAGTGGAGGAGAAGGAATTGATCACAGATGATTTCGGTTCTTGCACCACCCAGTTTACATTGCCGCGCAAGGCTTTGCCGGGGCAGTATATGATTAATGTTGATGCTAATCGATGTTTCTTCCGCGTAGAGGAATACAAGCGTCCGACATTTGAGGTGGATATTCCCAAGGTGACTGTTGATTATGCCGATGGCGACACACTGCAGGTGAAGGGCACGGCCCGTACGTATGCTGGTGTCTCTGTGCAGGGAGCTACCGTGAAATATAAGGTGGAGCGTAGACGCGCACTCTGGTGGATGAGTTACTCGTATTATTGGAATCAGGGTGTTGTTACTCGCGATTTGGAAAACGAACTGGTGGCAGAGGGCGAGTTGACAACTGGCGACGATGGTAGCTTTACGGTGCCCACGCCGATGGTGCTGCCTAAGACACGCTATCCGATGTTCTATAACTTTGTTGTCTCGGTAGATGTGACAGACCAGGCTGGCGAGACCCATCATGGCGAGATATCATTGCCATTGGGTAATCGTAAGACTGCCCTTAGCATAGATATGTCCGACAAAGTGCTGGTTGAAAAAGGTGGGCAGATGACCTTCCATCTATATAATGCTGCCGGTATAGATGTTGATGCGCAGTTGCGCTATCGTATTGACAAAGGTAAATGGCAGAATGTAAATACGAATAAGAAGATTGTTCTGCCTAAGTTGAAGAGTGGACGCTATAGTATCGAGGCTATTTGTGATGAGGATACACTGAAGCACGATTTTGTGGTGTTCTCACTGGATGATAAGCGCCCCGCTGCTGAGACGGATGACTGGTTCTATGTATCAGATCGCCAGTTCCCCAATGATGGCACACCTGTTACGGTGCAGGTTGGCTCGTCGGCCAGTGATGTGCATGTGGCTTATAGTATCATTCACGACCAAACAGTGATGGAAAGTGGTACGTTTGACTTGTCTAACGAACTGTGGAATAGGAAGTTTACCTATAAAGAGGAGTATGGACATGGCGTGTTACTTGCTTTCGCATGGATGAAAGAGGGAAAAGCCTATGAACATCAAGTCACGATTACTCGTCCTGTTCCCGACTCGAATCTTACATTGAAGTGGCAGACCTTCCGCAATCGATTGGAGCCTGGACAGCAAGAGGAGTGGACATTATCGGTGATGGGGCCTGACGGCAAACCGGCAAAGGCTCAACTGCTGGCTACGCTTTATGACAAGAGTTTGGATCAGTTGACTCCGCATTACTGGTCGCTGAATCCTTATATCTCGTTGATAGTACCCCACACGCAATGGTCGTTTGGTAGTTATCAGTTTATGGGCGGTCAAGGCACATGGATGGAGAACTTGCTCGATGTGCGTGATTTGGAATTCAATCGTTTTGACCATACCATCTATCCAACAAGTTACACCTTTGGAAGAAATGGCAGAACAAGACGTCTTAGTGGACTTCCTAAAGTAACCTATGCTACCGCTACTGTTAATATGGCGGAGTACGAAGGTTTGGATGTGACTTCTGTTGATGAGAGTTTGCAAGGAAGAATTGCTGGACTTGATGTGATTAAAGTTAAGAGTTATGAAGCTCCATCTTCTCTATCGACGTTGACGGGTTACGATGATGGTTCTGAAGAAGAATTGGCCATAGAATCTGCTATGGGCGAACAGACACAGATGCGTGAGAATTTGCAGGAAACGGCATTCTTCTATCCGCAGTTGATGACGGATAGCGAGGGTAGGGTGACAATGAAGTTTACTTTTCCTGAGAGCTTGACCACTTGGCGCTTTATGGGTGTGGCTCATACGGAGGACATGAAGACCGGTTTCTTGGAGGATGAGGCTGTGGCAAGTAAGAATGTGATGATTATGCCGAATGTTCCTCGTTTCGTTCGTGAAGGTGACCATGCTACTATCTCGGCACGTATTGTGAATACTGGAGATAATACAATTAGCGGTAAGGCTCGCCTGGAGTTGATTGATTCCGAGACCCTGCAAGTTGTATATGCTCAGGAACAAGATGTAACGCTTGCTGCAAACAGTACATTTGGCGTTGCTTTCCCCTATGAATGCAATCACGAAACATATGGTTTGCTGATTGCAAAGATGATGGTTAGCGGCAAGGACTTTAGTGACGGCGAACAGCATTACCTGCCCATCCTGCCCAACAAGGAACGCGTTACCAAGACCGTTCCATTCACACAGACAAAGCCGGGTACAAAGACTATTGACTTGGCTGCATTGAGGAGCACGGGCAAGAATGCAAAACTGACCATCGAATATACGAACAACCCTGCTTGGCTGATGATTCAGGCATTGCCAACAGTGGGACATCCCTATGATAATTGTGCTGTCTGTCAGGCAACGAGTTATTATGCAAACACCATTGGTAGTCATATTCTGGATCAGAACCCTCATGTGGAAGACATCTTTGAGGCATGGAGCAGAGAACAGAGCGACGAGACTTCTTTGATGAGCAGTTTGGAGAAGAATCAGGAGCTGAAGGATCTGGTGCTTGCCGAGACTCCTTGGGTGGCTGACGCTAACCGTGAGAAGGAACAGAAGGCACGCTTGTCGGACTTCTTTGACGAGAATCTGATAAACCAGCGCATAAATCAATCGCGCGAGTCTCTTGGTAAGTTACAGAATGCTGACGGCTCGTGGAGCTGGTGGCCTGGTATGGAAGGCTCAATGTATATGACGGTGGAGATTAGTGAGATGCTGGTACGCCTGAATAGAATGACCTCTCCACAGAAAGATACCAAGGAGATGCTCAATAATGCCTTTGGCTATATGGGTAAGGAGATAGTGAAGTTGGTGGACGAGATGAAAAAGAACGCCAAGAAGGGTTGGACACCTACGTTCCCCAGTCACATGGCCCTACAATGGCTCTATATCTGTACACTCGATGGACGACTGTTGCCTGCTAATGTGCAGAGTGCTAATGCTTATCTGAAGAACCTACTGAAGAAGGAGACACGCAACCAGACTATCTATGACAAGGCGATGTCGGCCATCGTGCTGAACAATAAAACCTATGCCAAGAGCTTGAAAGAGTATACCGTCTATCGTGAGGATATGGGGCGCTACTATGACACACCACGTGCACTCTATTCATGGCGCGACTATCGTATTCCTACACAGGTGGCAGCCATGGAGGCTATCCAATTGTTGACTCCTGAAGAGACTCAGACCATCGAGGAGATGCAGCGTTGGCTACTTCAGGAGAAGCGTAACCAGGCATGGGACACGCCTATCAATAGTGTTAATGCGGTATATGCATTCATGAATACACCCAGTTCTCAGAATGCGCTGAGTGCGATGACCTCTCTTACTACTTTGAAGGTGGACGGACAGACAGTAGAGACCTCGAAGGCTACGGCTGGCATTGGCTATGTGAAGAGTTCTATGGATGGTGATGATAAGCAGACCTTTACCGCCGAGAAGACTTCTGAGGGTACGTCGTGGGGTGCTGTCTATATGCAGTTTATGCAGCAGACCAGCGAGGTGGAGGCTCAGAGCAGTGGTATTCAGGTGAAGCGTGAGATACTTACCTCAAGCCTCAAGCCTCAAATCTCAAATCTCTCAGTGGGCGACCGCATCAAGGTGCGCATCACCATTGAGGCAGACCGTGACTATGACTTCGTGCAAGTCGTCGATAAGCGTGCTGCCTGCATGGAGCCTGTGAATCAGTTGAGTGGTTATCGCTGGGGTTACTATATCACGCCCAAGGATTGTTCTACGAACTATTATTTCAACCGTCTGTCGAAAGGCAAGCACGTGATTGAAACAGAATATTATATTGACCGCGCGGGAACCTACGAGACAGGCACCTGTACTGCCAGTTGTGCCTACAGTCCTGAGTTCCGTGGCGTGGCTAAATCGCAAATTATTGAAGTGAAATGA
- the thiS gene encoding sulfur carrier protein ThiS: MTIIINNKQQETQASTVSELATLLQLPPKGVAIAIDNQLKPRSTWDDTPLHEGASITIIKAACGG; encoded by the coding sequence ATGACCATCATTATTAACAACAAACAACAAGAGACGCAAGCCTCTACTGTATCTGAGCTTGCCACCCTATTGCAGTTGCCGCCCAAAGGTGTGGCAATAGCCATCGATAATCAGTTGAAACCACGCAGTACCTGGGACGACACACCGCTCCATGAAGGCGCCAGTATCACTATTATCAAAGCAGCATGTGGGGGGTGA